A window of the Cicer arietinum cultivar CDC Frontier isolate Library 1 chromosome 6, Cicar.CDCFrontier_v2.0, whole genome shotgun sequence genome harbors these coding sequences:
- the LOC101488342 gene encoding pyridoxal 5'-phosphate synthase-like subunit PDX1.2, producing MAQDTAVTVYNTTVITDPLQNQYSFKLTLRGGAIFQVTNLHQAKLAEQAGACAVIVSDQINSNSVISRMTDPSLIKQIKRVVSIPVISRARIGHFVEAQILEATGVDYIDESESLSIADDQNHINKQNFRIPFISGARNLGEALRRIREGAAMIRIQGELSNSGNVSETVKNVRCLMKELRVLSNMDDDEVFAFAKKIEAPYDLVAQTKQMGRLPVVHFAAGGIVTPADAALMMQLGCHGVFVGPEVFGYGNGFKRVRGIVQAVRNYNDPHVLVETMMGLNLGGDGDDDDDRIENVPFGADNENV from the coding sequence ATGGCACAAGACACCGCCGTCACCGTCTACAACACCACCGTCATCACCGATCCATTACAAAACCAATACTCATTCAAATTAACCCTCCGCGGCGGCGCAATTTTCCAAGTCACCAATCTCCACCAAGCCAAACTCGCCGAACAAGCCGGTGCTTGCGCCGTCATAGTCTCCGACCAAATCAACTCCAACTCCGTCATTTCACGCATGACAGATCCTTCCTTAATCAAACAAATCAAACGCGTCGTTTCAATTCCTGTTATCTCACGCGCCCGAATCGGCCACTTCGTCGAAGCACAGATCCTCGAAGCAACCGGCGTCGATTACATCGACGAAAGCGAATCTCTCTCAATCGCCGACGATCAGAACCACATCAACAAACAAAATTTCCGAATCCCGTTCATAAGTGGGGCCCGCAACCTCGGCGAAGCGCTTCGGAGAATCAGAGAAGGTGCAGCGATGATAAGGATTCAAGGAGAGTTATCGAATTCCGGTAACGTTTCGGAAACCGTGAAAAACGTTAGGTGTTTGATGAAGGAATTGAGGGTTCTTAGTAACATGGATGATGATGAAGTTTTCGCTTTTGCGAAAAAGATCGAAGCGCCGTATGATCTCGTGGCGCAAACGAAACAAATGGGAAGGCTTCCCGTCGTTCATTTTGCTGCCGGCGGGATCGTGACTCCCGCCGACGCGGCTTTGATGATGCAATTGGGTTGTCACGGTGTGTTTGTGGGACCAGAGGTTTTTGGTTATGGAAATGGTTTTAAACGTGTTAGGGGTATTGTTCAAGCTGTTAGGAATTATAATGATCCTCATGTGTTGGTTGAAACTATGATGGGGCTTAATCTTGGTggtgatggtgatgatgatgatgataggaTTGAGAATGTGCCATTTGGTGCTGACAATGAAAATGTCTAG
- the LOC101488666 gene encoding mitochondrial arginine transporter BAC2: MDFWPEFLASSSGREFVAGGFGGTAGVISGYPLDTLRIRLQSSKNGSAFSILKNMVSKEGPASLYRGMAAPLASVTFQNAIVFQTYAVLSRAFDPSDSTKDPPSYKSVALGGIGTGALQSLLLSPVELVKIRLQLQNTSQSKESGTSPVKVAKNIWRKEGFRGMYRGLGITVMRDIPSHGFYFWTYEYIREQLHPGCRKSGQENVNTMLISGGLAGVASWVCSYPFDVVKTRLQGQTPSSLKYLGICDCIRKSVKEEGYHVLWRGLGTAVTRAFVVNGAVFAAYEFTLRFLLNNENIKIQETI; the protein is encoded by the exons ATGGATTTCTGGCCAGAGTTTCTTGCAAGTAGTTCAGGTAGAGAGTTTGTGGCTGGTGGATTTGGAGGAACTGCTGGTGTAATTTCTGGTTATCCTTTGGATACTCTTCGAATTCGACTACAAAGTTCGAAAAATGGTTCTGCTTTTAGTATCCTTAAAAATATGGTTTCTAAGGAAGGACCAGCTTCTTTGTACCGTGGCATGGCTGCACCATTGGCATCAGTTACTTTtcag AATGCTATAGTTTTTCAGACATATGCAGTTCTCTCAAGGGCATTTGACCCATCTGATTCAACCAAAGACCCTCCGTCCTACAAGAGTGTTGCTTTAGGTGGAATTGGTACAGGAGCACTTCAAAGTCTATTGCTTTCCCCAGTGGAACTGGTCAAAATTCGACTTCAGCTGCAAAACACAAGCCAGTCAAAAGAATCAGGAACAAGTCCTGTAAAAGTAGCTAAAAACATATGGAGAAAAGAGGGTTTCCGCGGCATGTATCGAGGACTCGGAATCACTGTAATGAGAGATATACCTTCACATGGTTTTTACTTCTGGACGTATGAATACATAAGGGAACAATTGCATCCAGGTTGTAGGAAAAGTGGTCAAGAAAATGTGAATACTATGTTGATTTCTGGAGGATTAGCAGGGGTAGCAAGTTGGGTTTGTAGTTACCCTTTTGATGTTGTGAAGACAAGACTACAAGGTCAAACACCATCTTCTTTAAAATACTTGGGGATTTGCGATTGTATCAGAAAAAGTGTTAAAGAAGAAGGGTACCATGTGTTGTGGCGCGGTTTAGGAACTGCGGTGACAAGAGCATTTGTGGTGAATGGTGCTGTTTTTGCTGCTTATGAGTTTACATTGAGATTTCTGTTGAACAATGAAAACATTAAAATACAGGAAACAATTTAG